From the genome of Loxodonta africana isolate mLoxAfr1 chromosome 4, mLoxAfr1.hap2, whole genome shotgun sequence:
ggtcagttcagggaggtagggctgtgccccttgtttgcgccgtcacaagattttgtgttcagctctcctgggcccagtcctaagcccggcgccaaggttacctgactgggacgctggctccaggctccgaaaacagtcgctgcttccccgtatttgttcgttctccgtctctgtcattcatgtcaactctttaaatctgtgtttgttgttcagggtcgtagattgttatgtatgtgatcgattcacttgtttttccgagtctttgttgcaagagggatccgaggtagcgtctacctagtcagccatatTGGCCCCCctacttctatttattttttatagttcGAATTTaaataagagagagagaacacgAGCTGTGCACTTCTCAGCAATAAAGTTTTCTTAGGTAATTCTTAGGAGCTTGGCACTGCTGGAACGTTATAGTTTGATAATTAAATGAATTGTGCTGGATCCCTCAACAGGATATATATGAAATAGGTtctattttcttccttcctttccgtACATGTGTATTACAAATACCATATTTCTATGCAAATAGCAcaacttctacatttgtttgccaacctctaaCTCAACCCACAAGGTGTTTTCAGAGGTGCTATTATGCAGTTTTTCTAATATGTTGCTGTAAAATTTAGCATAGtgtgtttatgaaaataccttccAAAGAGAAGgacgtggttggcaaacaaatgttgaaggtgcatgttatttttgtaaaatacGTTAGTAGTCCTAATTTATCAGAGTGATTTTTGCTTTACTCAGTGTTTTAGAGAATTTGTGATCTATCGAACTCTTATTTTTTTGTGAATTCTCTATTGCGTAATAAAGCCGCTAAACACCTGAAAGTTCTCCAGTCTTTTTTCTTAacgctactattattattattaacatttatATCTTTAATCATTGTTTATGTATCTGTGGtgtaatattttttcttccacctgGTAAGTCAGCTAGGTTTACTAAATAAACTATAATGTttagatttcattaaaatataaatgtagaCATACATTAAATTGCCATTTATAAATGGGTCTGCATTAGGGTTCTAAATTTTCTTCCACCATTCTAGTTATTAATTTCTTTTGCAAAACAATGCTCATTTAATTACAACAGCAAGATTAAAAAGCAGGAAGACAAAATCTTCCGTTATTACTATTTTAAGTGTATTTATTTAAAACGTATTTAAATGTACTAAGAGCTATCGTCACACACATATGCTTTCTACATATGTGCCCTAGGACTCTCTGATtaagaatgtgtgtcaacttggctaggccatgattctcagtgttttggcagtcatgtaatgttgtgatcacttccttgttgagatttgatatgtgatcacccctatgatgggatctgctgtgagtagccaatcagttgaaagggagtttcaaatataagcagacattctggcggGACTTaggggctttttgctcactctggatcctgcaattGGCTCCTCttttctgacctccagttcttggggcttgagctagcagcttacctgtacaGTCttgtctgccgatcttgggatccATTGATCCTCATAGGCTGGGAGCGAGAGCCttgctctctggcctgctgatcttgggttcaccagcccctgaggctacatgaatcaggagaagcctctatcctgaaccatggacttaggacattccagcctctacaactgcatttccttgacataaatttctttatatatatttatatactttaccaactttgtttctctagagaacccagcataaggCAAACTCTCAGAGGGAAATGCAGCTCACTCCCACAATAGGCAGTACTCCTTGTCATTACGGTCAGTTTCCACCTGTTTCTAacctttgtctttttaatgaccacagAACACATGTCTAGCTTCTGAGTACTTTtctggtgtgtgtatatgtgtgttgcaGGGGGCAGCCCACTGACAAGATTAGTATAAGAAAAGGGCATGGTTGACTCACCTTCGAATGCATGTTTGGCCCTTTATTTGATAtgaggaaatcataaaaaaaaaaaaaatcaaactcattgccattgattcggttctgacccatagtcgCCCATAGATGGTACAATTATGTTAGAATCTATCTAACCCTGCAGTCAGTGATTATTTTCGAAtcttaaaaatgaaattacaaaaaaaaaaaaagttaaatctgCTTTtcttctgggaattttttttatatatgtatgtatcattTTTTGCCTTATCATTGTTTTACTTTGATTTTCCTAGTTTCCGGTTACTCTAACTAAACTCTTGTGTTATTTAGGACTTCCTGGCTCTATTGTCAATGTTTTTTATTACTATCCACTCTTTCCTAGATAACACCAGCTCCATTCACACAGACTTACTTTTGGACCTTGCAATCTGTAGACTTCTCtaattattgttttctgtttgtttgtttttttcttcctataaGACAGCAAAAAATCATCCTAACTACCTCCTACTTgaccttaaaaagttaaatgaaGGCTTTCATCTACCTGGAAAAAAATCCTTGGGGACCATGTGCATAGTGCTCATCACCTCATGCTTTCAGTGTTATATGACCAATGTCTCTTTTATCAAGTAaggaataaaattataaaattattcttTTCATTCTATGCATAATTTCTTTCTTCCCTAGGTTAGTCCAAATTTTGTACATTAATCTGTGATCCTTTAATAACCTCTTCAAATCCATATAGTGATGTAACTCTAATTACTTGACCTCTTTTTTCTCTAAATAATCAGCTGAAGTGACACAACTATGAGAAATGGAAAATTCTATATTATCCTCTTCAAATGTTTCACAAACATCCTCCTATTTAATGATAAGGTTCAGCAAAAAGTGAAGCAAATAGGTGCTTGGAGGAGCTTGGATTCCATCATTCACACAAACCCAAGCAGTTTCTTGCATGTAAATCCATAGTGAGGAATTGAATTTGCCTTTGGAACAGGCGGTCATTGAGCTATACAAGCATAAAGCAAATAGTCATTGTTACTGGTTAAAGCTGTTAAGTTACAAATAACCTTACCAATGCAcgcgctctctctctctataatcTTTTGTTCCTTAATTGAGTGAATCTGTATTCTTTATTAGACATTGTAAATTAGATAAAtatcttattgttgttagttgctgtggagttgatcccgacttacgcaaacccatgtgtatagacctgaactgctccatagggatttcaaggctgtgaccttctggaagcacatgataggtctgtcttccaaggtatctctgggtacattcgaactgtcaacttttcagctagtagttgagtgcttagctgtttgcaccacccagggacttctggtaAATAAGTTagaagatataaaatattttaacaagttttgttgcatttttggaagacacattaatattttttcttttttcctgaattAAGTTTTGGTAGGCCTGtatgtatttgattttctttgagaaggtgtgtatgtgtgtatgtttatagAACATATGTCTTCACTCAAGCCATCATTTACAAAGATGCCATAGCTGAGATTTTTTAAGGTTGGAAAAGGTCAGGTAGGCATGACCTTAACTCATCCCAGGATGTGAGAATGTAAAAAAGGAACCTGGGTGGGTTGAACATACAATGATGTTGAATTGGAATGTCAATACCCAACATGGAGTTTATTAGATTGAATAACCTCCCCCCAATATAATAATGTTGGCATACTGTGTATGATTGTTTTGTGgacatagaataaaataaaacccatGGTATTGGGTATGTGGCTTCCTCTTGAAAGAAGTTGGTGTTTTCTACAGATAGAAGGCACATACTtgactaaaagaaaagaaaaatactcttccatcttaaattaaaaaaaaaaaaaaaagcaaaaacaaactttCTCCAAACCTGAAATGCACTCAATAATCCTAGTGGAAAGAGATCAGCTGATATCTGGCCTGTGGCTACAGCTGGGAAAGAGATTCTGTGACCAATGAAGTATTACAAGGACATGGGTCAAAAGAATAACATCATGGGCTGTGTTTGTAGGGAGAGGCAGTTGGAGGAAAACACATATTCTCTAAAACAAATAAAttctttgaaaaatttttaaGAGAATATAGTATTTAAAATGAGATGGCCTCACTACTCTGCTAAGTTGAATATCTAGTTGTGGAGTCTGTGTCTATTTAACTAAAAATCTGAACTCATAAATATTAATTTCATCACAAGTTATCTTAATATCTAGAAAAGTCATCATAGAGACTTACATCTCATCACTAGGGCATATATGTATTGAAGTCAGAGACTCTTCCTTtacttactgtcatggattgcgTTATGACCCCCCGAATATATGTCAAATtggttagcccatgattcccagtattgtgtggttgtcctccattttgtgattgtaattttcctgtgttgtaaatcctaatctctgtctgtgcTTAATAAGGCAAgaatagattatgttaaagaggattagggtgggattataacactttactaaggtcacatctctgagccaatgtaaagggagtttccctggggtgtgatctgcaccaacttttatcttacaagagatgaaaggaaagggaagcaagcagagagttggggacctctgaAAGATGCACCTGGAGCagatcacatcctttggacctggggtccctgtgcccgagaagctccttgaccagggcaagattgatgacagggaccttcctttagagctgacagagaaatccttccactggagctgatgccctgaattcggacttcaagCCTTCCAGACTGTAAGAGAATGAAcaaccatttgttaaagccatcctcttgtggtatttctgttacagcagcactaaatgactaagacgcTTACAATCTGTGAGCTGCATGCACACCATGTGACTTCCCCTAGTCACTTTCATTATCTGAGAAACAGATCTCAAAATCTCATACCTTTAATCAAGTGTTTAAATGTTATGTCCAGATGAAATGAATAGCACACATTCCGTCATTAAAAATGCATTTAATAACAGTTGGCTGCTCTCATTTCCCctagaaatacattttattttatcacCAAACTCATTGGTTTAATTCAGCCTGGGAGTTTGTGATTTTTTATAAAAGACTCTGCCCTTATGAAATGTTTTCTGAAGTGCTCTCTTCATATCCTTATTCCTTAGACTGTAGATGAAAGGATTCAGCATCGGAGTCACCACGGTATACATGATGGCTGACAGAGTGTCCCTCTCAGGGGTATGAGAGGAGGAGGGGCTGAAGTAAACAGCACTGGCTGTGACATAGAACAGCACCACCACTGACAGGTGGCAGATACAGGTGGAAAAGGCTCTCTGCTTCCCTTGAGTACAAGTTATCTTCAGGATGGTGGAGAAGATAAATCCATAAGATATGAGGATGCAGATAAGGGGCGTGAGAGCCAATAGAATTCCCACTGTAAAAATGACCATCACATTGAAGGAAACGTCGGAGCAAGAGAGCTGTAGTAGTGGGTCgagatcacagaagaaatgatggaTGACGTTGGAGGCACAGAGGGACAGACGTGCTATTAGGACAGTGTGTAGGAGGGCATGAAGATAGGTAACTACCCAGAGTCCGGCCACCAGCTGGACACAGAGGCGAAGAGTCATTAGGGTGGTATAATGTAAAGGGTGGCGTATTGCCACATACCTATCACAGGCCATCACACAGAGAAGGAGGCTGCCCGTATtcacaaaagaaatgaagaagaaaagctGAGTGAGGCAGGCTGAGAAAGAGATAGTTTTTTTACCAGCCAAACTGTTCACTACCATTTGGGGGCCTATATTGGAAGTAAAACAAATGTCAACAAAGGCCAAGTTGCTAAGAAAGAAATACACAGGGGAGTGGAGGCAAGAGTCAGAGCCAAT
Proteins encoded in this window:
- the LOC100666237 gene encoding LOW QUALITY PROTEIN: olfactory receptor 1C1-like (The sequence of the model RefSeq protein was modified relative to this genomic sequence to represent the inferred CDS: inserted 1 base in 1 codon), which translates into the protein MERGNLTVISEFVLLGLSSSAEXQHLLSVLFLCMYLVTVSGNMLIILAIGSDSCLHSPVYFFLSNLAFVDICFTSNIGPQMVVNSLAGKKTISFSACLTQLFFFISFVNTGSLLLCVMACDRYVAIRHPLHYTTLMTLRLCVQLVAGLWVVTYLHALLHTVLIARLSLCASNVIHHFFCDLDPLLQLSCSDVSFNVMVIFTVGILLALTPLICILISYGFIFSTILKITCTQGKQRAFSTCICHLSVVVLFYVTASAVYFSPSSSHTPERDTLSAIMYTVVTPMLNPFIYSLRNKDMKRALQKTFHKGRVFYKKSQTPRLN